Proteins co-encoded in one Acinetobacter lwoffii genomic window:
- the msuE gene encoding FMN reductase has translation MSNFNAQKPLNIVAVSGGLNHPSKTEALVQAILDELGEATPINVHFIKFSEIGSLLGGAIYRNQLPQRVQDDLAAVEAADALIVGTPVYRASFTGLFKHFFDFVEQTALVDVPVLLAASGGSDRHALVLEHQLRPLFSFFQAQTLPIGVYATDRDFTPEYTIYSELLRDRITLAVARALPILEWAPAKGQRAEVVKEKTIQASQNLGINKQIEQEEVLPSAAVPSLDAAESRLHSKKAPKTQVA, from the coding sequence ATGTCTAATTTTAATGCGCAAAAACCCTTAAATATTGTTGCCGTATCTGGCGGTTTAAATCACCCCTCAAAAACCGAAGCCTTGGTTCAGGCCATTCTGGATGAGCTTGGAGAAGCGACACCAATCAATGTGCATTTCATTAAATTTAGTGAAATTGGTTCGCTCTTGGGCGGCGCGATTTATCGCAATCAGTTGCCGCAACGCGTTCAGGATGACCTGGCAGCAGTAGAAGCCGCAGATGCGCTGATTGTTGGCACTCCTGTATACCGCGCTTCATTTACCGGCCTGTTCAAGCATTTCTTTGACTTTGTCGAGCAAACGGCGCTGGTCGATGTCCCGGTATTACTGGCGGCTTCTGGGGGCAGTGACCGTCATGCGCTGGTGCTTGAACATCAACTGCGTCCCTTATTCAGCTTCTTTCAGGCACAGACTTTACCGATTGGCGTCTATGCCACTGACCGCGATTTCACCCCTGAATATACCATTTACAGTGAACTGCTTCGCGACCGGATTACCTTAGCCGTGGCACGTGCCTTGCCGATTCTTGAATGGGCACCGGCCAAGGGACAACGTGCTGAAGTCGTTAAAGAAAAAACCATTCAAGCCAGTCAAAATCTGGGCATTAACAAGCAGATCGAACAAGAAGAAGTATTGCCTTCAGCAGCCGTACCAAGTCTGGATGCCGCAGAATCGCGCTTGCACAGTAAGAAAGCACCAAAGACTCAAGTGGCTTGA
- a CDS encoding response regulator, translated as MNILIVDDHPLFRHALIQAVRYSLPQAQIHETAAVNEFYERLENGPEPDLVLLDLNLPGASGFSALVHVRAQYPSLPIIVVSAHEEVSIIQRAIAHGAMGYIPKSAHPSHIGEAIREVLEGEIWLPPNLPANMNFDPRAADETALAERIQSLTPQQFRVLMMVAEGLLNKQIAYELDVSEATIKAHVTAIFRKLGVQNRTQAVLAINALNIEDRKM; from the coding sequence ATGAATATTTTAATCGTTGATGATCATCCACTATTTCGTCATGCCTTGATTCAAGCTGTACGTTATAGCCTGCCACAAGCCCAGATTCATGAAACTGCGGCAGTCAATGAATTTTATGAACGTCTAGAAAATGGCCCTGAGCCTGATCTTGTGCTCTTGGATTTAAACCTGCCGGGTGCTTCTGGCTTTTCTGCCTTGGTGCATGTCCGCGCACAGTATCCGTCTTTACCGATTATTGTCGTGTCTGCACATGAAGAAGTCAGCATCATCCAGCGTGCTATTGCACATGGTGCGATGGGCTATATTCCTAAATCTGCCCATCCAAGCCATATTGGTGAAGCGATTCGTGAAGTGCTTGAAGGTGAAATCTGGTTACCACCAAATCTGCCGGCCAATATGAATTTTGATCCGCGTGCTGCCGATGAAACGGCTTTGGCAGAACGGATCCAGTCTTTGACGCCACAACAGTTCCGGGTATTGATGATGGTGGCTGAAGGTTTATTAAACAAGCAGATCGCTTATGAGCTGGATGTATCGGAAGCGACGATTAAAGCGCATGTGACTGCAATCTTCCGTAAGCTTGGCGTACAAAACCGGACACAAGCGGTATTGGCCATCAATGCACTGAATATTGAAGACCGAAAAATGTAA
- a CDS encoding hybrid sensor histidine kinase/response regulator — MNSWLIIGVLALYIALLFICAFYGEKHASRLSTRGRMLLFSLTLGVYCSSWTFYGATGAAVREGIIFLPIYLGPLLFVAVGYDIWRRLGRVRQHHAISSIADFVAARYGKSGPLASLVTILAVVAIVPYLALQLRAIALSAAVILEPSAGVTGTTNGVLFLTGVLAILAMMFGTRQIANTEQHGGLMLAVAFESFVKLFALLAVACFFMFEAPENLAQISTDISTTFHDVQLFGVPQSFWIQTLLAALAIICLPRQFHVAVVELRDEKHIRGARRWFAVYLILTTLAIIPIASWALHAAPQYLAIPDVAVLSLPLSYNQDWLTLLAFLGGFSASTGMLLVSSVALSIMLSNDLIMPALWRLKLISRHDKRLPLVLKFTRRVCILGVMLMGFLFFNFFNDIDQLSVFGLLAFSAVAQFAPALIGGLYWRGGSKQGVYAGLLTGFALWAYTLLFPTILRSLPEAYSSFSQSLLNQGPFGWNWLRPEALIGFESFDPLTHGVVWALGLNILLYIWISRIFRPSIAEQIQAESFFYYETKPLPSQSPSTEVSYSHQDVARLKVGDLITLAKRITGEGPTTRAFQQFCTQNSVELNENSSANGMWWRFTEQYLAGTIGAASARTLLTTAMVNNGLALGQVANILDQASQWQRFNQNLIMTMIDHMTQGVSVVDENMCLVAWNNQYLKLFDYPTDIVYVGCPIADLIRYNAERGECGPGSVEEHVRKRIHWMQVGSAHEFERIRKDGRVIQMRGNPIEGGGFVTTFADITAFRENEAVLEARVQDRTQQLADALSEQQLAREQADKANMSKSRFIAAASHDLLQPMHAARLFSTALEQSVQNDEDRKTLQQLDRALHGAESMLSALLDIARLEGGTIQPKRQAYPLHDLLSDLELQFKSIAAQRGIKFSVHDAQFWIDTDPQWIRRIIQNFVSNALRYTARGKVVVGVLRSSSRPNHIRIGVWDTGPGIAEEQRIKLFQEFERCGHTSPWGEQGLGLGLAIVQRMTSMLDYPVHVSSALGKGSCFMIEVPVIEAPKVVAVPVQAVPLKSKAFKILCLDNDETILEGMSTLLTKWGYQVFKATEPEQAAMLIQEENIQVWLVDQHLNQDKIGLDFILEHRSKDIPVALITADSDPELPQRLKELNIVLLKKPLKPASLRSWLSGLKISDS; from the coding sequence ATGAACAGTTGGCTCATCATAGGGGTACTCGCCCTCTATATCGCATTACTCTTTATCTGCGCTTTCTACGGGGAAAAACATGCCAGCCGGCTGAGTACCCGTGGGCGCATGCTATTGTTTAGTTTAACTTTAGGAGTGTACTGCTCCTCCTGGACCTTTTATGGCGCCACGGGTGCTGCGGTACGTGAAGGCATTATTTTCTTGCCGATCTATCTGGGTCCGCTGCTCTTTGTTGCTGTCGGCTATGACATCTGGCGCCGTCTGGGACGGGTGAGACAGCATCATGCCATTTCTTCGATCGCTGACTTTGTCGCAGCACGCTATGGTAAAAGTGGTCCCCTCGCCTCGCTGGTGACCATTCTGGCGGTGGTGGCGATTGTGCCTTATCTGGCCTTACAGTTACGTGCGATTGCCCTGAGTGCCGCCGTCATTCTGGAGCCTTCCGCAGGTGTAACCGGCACGACCAATGGCGTACTGTTTTTGACCGGGGTTCTGGCAATACTGGCGATGATGTTTGGTACCCGGCAGATTGCCAATACTGAACAGCATGGCGGGCTGATGCTGGCCGTAGCATTTGAGTCTTTTGTTAAACTCTTCGCCCTGTTGGCAGTCGCCTGTTTCTTTATGTTTGAAGCACCAGAAAATCTGGCACAGATCAGTACCGATATCAGTACTACTTTTCATGATGTGCAACTGTTTGGCGTACCACAAAGTTTCTGGATTCAGACCTTACTCGCGGCACTGGCGATTATCTGCCTGCCGCGCCAGTTCCATGTGGCGGTGGTCGAGCTGCGAGATGAAAAACATATCCGCGGTGCACGGCGCTGGTTTGCGGTCTATTTGATTCTGACTACCTTGGCGATTATTCCCATTGCCAGCTGGGCGCTACATGCTGCACCGCAATATCTGGCCATTCCGGATGTGGCGGTACTGTCCTTGCCACTCAGCTATAACCAAGACTGGCTCACTTTATTAGCCTTCTTGGGTGGTTTTTCTGCCTCTACCGGGATGCTGCTGGTGTCTTCTGTGGCACTGTCAATCATGCTCAGTAATGACCTGATCATGCCGGCGTTGTGGCGCTTAAAGCTGATTTCCCGGCATGACAAACGCTTGCCGCTGGTGCTGAAATTTACCCGCAGGGTCTGTATTCTGGGCGTGATGTTGATGGGCTTCCTGTTCTTCAACTTCTTTAATGATATTGATCAGCTCTCGGTTTTTGGCCTGCTGGCCTTTAGTGCGGTAGCACAATTCGCTCCAGCCCTGATCGGCGGCCTGTACTGGCGTGGCGGCAGTAAACAGGGTGTATATGCCGGATTGTTGACCGGTTTTGCCTTGTGGGCTTATACCCTGCTGTTTCCGACCATTTTGCGCAGCCTGCCCGAAGCCTATAGCAGCTTTAGTCAAAGCCTGCTGAATCAAGGTCCTTTTGGCTGGAACTGGTTAAGACCGGAAGCCCTGATCGGTTTTGAGTCTTTTGATCCGCTGACGCATGGAGTAGTCTGGGCACTGGGCTTAAATATCCTGCTGTATATCTGGATTTCCCGTATTTTCCGTCCGAGTATTGCCGAACAGATTCAGGCCGAAAGTTTCTTCTATTATGAAACCAAGCCACTACCCTCGCAGAGTCCTTCTACCGAGGTCAGCTATTCGCATCAGGATGTCGCCCGTTTAAAAGTCGGTGATCTGATTACCCTAGCTAAACGCATTACCGGCGAAGGCCCAACCACACGCGCTTTCCAGCAGTTCTGCACCCAAAACAGTGTTGAGCTGAATGAAAACAGCAGTGCCAATGGCATGTGGTGGCGTTTCACCGAACAGTATCTGGCCGGAACTATCGGGGCCGCTTCGGCACGTACCCTACTGACTACGGCAATGGTCAACAATGGTTTGGCATTGGGTCAAGTCGCCAATATTCTCGATCAGGCCTCGCAATGGCAACGCTTCAATCAGAACCTGATCATGACCATGATTGATCACATGACCCAAGGGGTCAGCGTAGTTGATGAAAATATGTGCCTGGTCGCATGGAACAATCAATATCTGAAACTGTTCGATTATCCGACCGATATTGTCTATGTCGGTTGTCCAATCGCAGACCTGATCCGTTATAACGCTGAACGTGGTGAATGTGGCCCGGGCTCGGTTGAAGAACATGTACGGAAACGGATTCACTGGATGCAGGTCGGCAGTGCCCATGAATTTGAACGGATTCGTAAAGATGGCCGCGTCATTCAGATGCGCGGCAATCCGATCGAAGGCGGCGGGTTCGTTACCACTTTCGCCGATATTACCGCTTTCCGTGAAAATGAAGCCGTGCTTGAAGCCCGCGTTCAGGACCGTACCCAGCAGCTGGCCGATGCATTGTCCGAGCAGCAACTGGCGCGTGAACAGGCCGATAAGGCCAATATGTCAAAAAGCCGCTTCATTGCAGCTGCCAGTCATGACCTGTTGCAGCCAATGCATGCCGCGCGCCTGTTCAGTACCGCACTCGAACAAAGCGTGCAGAATGATGAAGACCGCAAGACCTTACAACAACTGGATCGTGCTTTGCATGGTGCAGAAAGCATGTTGTCTGCCCTGCTGGATATTGCCCGACTGGAAGGCGGCACCATTCAGCCGAAACGTCAGGCTTATCCGCTGCATGACCTGCTCAGCGATCTGGAACTCCAGTTCAAATCCATCGCTGCACAGCGTGGTATCAAGTTCAGTGTGCATGATGCACAGTTCTGGATTGATACCGATCCACAATGGATTCGCCGCATTATCCAGAACTTTGTCAGCAATGCGTTGCGTTATACTGCCAGAGGTAAAGTGGTGGTCGGTGTATTACGTTCGAGCAGCAGACCGAATCATATCCGTATTGGCGTCTGGGATACTGGCCCGGGCATTGCCGAAGAACAGCGCATCAAACTGTTTCAGGAATTTGAACGTTGCGGCCACACCTCGCCTTGGGGTGAACAGGGTCTGGGCCTAGGTTTGGCGATCGTACAACGCATGACCAGCATGCTGGACTATCCGGTACATGTGTCTTCTGCGCTGGGTAAAGGTTCCTGCTTTATGATTGAAGTGCCTGTGATCGAAGCACCGAAAGTGGTCGCAGTACCGGTTCAGGCCGTACCTTTAAAGAGCAAAGCCTTTAAGATTCTGTGTCTGGATAATGATGAAACCATTCTGGAAGGCATGTCAACCTTATTGACCAAATGGGGTTATCAGGTGTTTAAAGCCACTGAACCTGAGCAAGCCGCCATGCTGATTCAGGAGGAAAATATTCAGGTCTGGCTGGTGGATCAGCATCTCAACCAAGACAAGATCGGTCTGGATTTCATTCTGGAACATCGTTCGAAGGATATTCCGGTCGCCTTGATTACCGCCGACTCCGATCCGGAATTGCCGCAACGTCTGAAAGAGCTGAACATTGTTCTGCTGAAAAAACCGCTAAAACCGGCATCATTACGTTCATGGTTATCCGGACTGAAGATTTCCGACTCCTAA
- a CDS encoding cryptochrome/photolyase family protein, translating to MQLIWFRQDLRIHDHAALWHATQQGPCFALVVLSPEQWKLHQDARIKIDFYLRRLGILKQQLAQLNIPLIILNVPLWQNLPAEMLSLCQKLQIDTLHANIEVGVNELQRDAQVQQMLEQQQIRVELYHDRSLFPLTSIRNQSNQPYQVYSAFKKKCYERLIQDIPGCYPAIQPQDPLELPAQLTSFDLGKFAVDYKVDHVAQFWPAQDQAALELLDDFMEDKIAHYKTERELPAVDGTSRLSPYLNIGILSIRQCMQTLFKDSYFQIDDIGQQTWLDELLWREFYLHTLFDFPRVSRHRPFKENTDNIQWRNAPDNLAAWQQGQTGIPIVDAGMRQMRATGWMHNRVRMITAMFLCKNLLIDWRLGESWFMQHLIDGDLAANNGGWQWCASTGMDAVPYFRIFNPVSQSQKFDPNGDYIRQWVPELTHLNAKSIHEPYAKNPDLALDYPKPIVDLKASRVRAIEAFKQI from the coding sequence ATGCAACTGATCTGGTTTCGTCAAGACCTCCGCATTCATGATCATGCCGCGCTCTGGCATGCCACCCAGCAAGGACCCTGTTTTGCTCTCGTGGTTCTCTCTCCCGAACAATGGAAGCTGCATCAGGATGCCCGGATTAAAATCGATTTTTATCTGCGCCGCCTCGGCATCTTAAAGCAGCAGTTAGCGCAGCTGAATATTCCATTAATCATTTTAAATGTTCCCTTATGGCAAAACCTGCCTGCCGAAATGCTAAGCCTGTGCCAAAAACTGCAGATTGATACGCTACATGCCAATATTGAAGTGGGTGTGAATGAACTACAACGTGATGCACAGGTACAGCAGATGCTGGAACAGCAGCAGATCCGGGTCGAGCTGTATCATGATCGCAGCCTGTTTCCACTGACCAGTATCCGCAACCAGTCCAATCAACCCTATCAGGTCTATAGCGCATTCAAGAAAAAGTGCTATGAGCGACTGATTCAGGATATACCGGGCTGCTATCCTGCCATTCAGCCTCAAGATCCGCTTGAATTACCAGCTCAACTGACCAGCTTTGATCTGGGAAAATTTGCAGTTGATTATAAGGTCGATCATGTTGCCCAGTTCTGGCCTGCGCAGGATCAAGCTGCCTTAGAGCTGCTCGATGATTTTATGGAGGATAAAATAGCTCACTATAAAACCGAGCGAGAGCTACCTGCAGTCGATGGTACCAGCCGCCTGTCACCGTATCTGAATATCGGTATTCTCTCGATCCGTCAATGTATGCAGACCCTGTTTAAGGACAGTTATTTCCAGATTGATGATATCGGTCAGCAGACCTGGCTGGATGAACTGCTCTGGCGCGAGTTTTATCTGCATACCCTGTTTGATTTTCCCCGTGTATCTAGGCATCGGCCTTTTAAGGAAAATACCGATAACATCCAGTGGCGCAATGCACCGGATAATTTGGCTGCCTGGCAACAAGGACAAACCGGGATTCCAATTGTCGATGCCGGCATGCGGCAAATGCGGGCCACTGGCTGGATGCATAACCGGGTGCGCATGATTACTGCGATGTTTCTATGTAAAAACCTGCTGATTGACTGGCGTCTGGGAGAAAGCTGGTTCATGCAGCATCTGATTGATGGCGATTTGGCAGCGAACAATGGCGGTTGGCAATGGTGTGCCTCGACCGGCATGGATGCCGTACCTTATTTCCGGATTTTTAACCCGGTCAGCCAGTCACAGAAGTTTGACCCGAATGGGGATTACATCCGTCAATGGGTGCCAGAACTGACACATCTGAATGCTAAATCTATTCATGAACCCTATGCTAAAAATCCGGATCTTGCACTGGATTATCCAAAACCGATTGTGGATTTAAAAGCCTCTCGTGTAAGAGCGATTGAAGCGTTTAAGCAAATTTAA
- the sfnG gene encoding dimethylsulfone monooxygenase SfnG, whose product MSNDKNIVFAYWVPNVSGGLVVSNIEQRTDWSYDYNVRLAQTAEQAGFDYALTQIRFTAGYNAENQHESVSFSHGILAKTERLKVIAAILPGPWKPALAAKQLATIDHLSNGRIAINVVSGWFRGEFDAIGEEWPEHDERYARSEEFIRSLKGVWTQNNFNFEGKYYQFKDYTLSPKPLQKPHIEIFQGGSSRAARDMASRVSDWYFTNGNTPEELKKQIDDIREKAKANNHSVKIGVNAFVIARDSEEEAQAVLQEIISKANVQAVKSFGEATREAGAASQEGEGNWAQSTFEDLVQYNDGFRTNLIGTPQQIAERTIELKKVGVDLILSGFLHFIEEVEYFGQKVLPLVRELEAQQATPVQQEEAEPV is encoded by the coding sequence ATGTCGAATGATAAAAATATCGTATTTGCCTATTGGGTACCGAATGTCAGTGGCGGCTTGGTGGTCAGTAACATCGAACAACGTACCGACTGGAGCTATGACTATAACGTGCGTCTGGCACAAACGGCTGAACAGGCAGGCTTTGACTATGCTCTGACCCAGATCCGTTTTACCGCCGGCTATAATGCAGAAAACCAGCATGAATCGGTCAGCTTCAGTCATGGCATTCTGGCCAAAACAGAACGCCTGAAAGTCATTGCCGCGATTCTGCCGGGTCCATGGAAGCCGGCACTGGCTGCCAAGCAACTGGCGACGATTGACCATCTGAGTAATGGCCGGATCGCAATCAATGTAGTCAGTGGCTGGTTCCGCGGCGAGTTTGATGCGATTGGGGAAGAGTGGCCGGAGCATGACGAGCGTTATGCCCGTTCGGAAGAATTTATCCGTAGCCTGAAAGGGGTTTGGACCCAGAACAACTTTAATTTTGAAGGTAAATATTATCAATTTAAAGACTATACCCTGAGTCCTAAACCATTGCAGAAGCCTCATATAGAAATCTTTCAGGGCGGCAGTTCCCGGGCAGCACGTGATATGGCTTCTCGCGTATCTGACTGGTACTTCACCAATGGCAATACCCCGGAAGAGCTGAAAAAACAGATCGATGATATTCGTGAAAAAGCCAAGGCCAACAATCACTCGGTGAAAATTGGTGTAAATGCCTTTGTGATTGCACGGGATAGCGAAGAAGAAGCGCAGGCTGTATTGCAGGAAATTATTAGCAAGGCCAATGTGCAGGCAGTGAAATCTTTTGGTGAAGCCACCCGTGAAGCGGGCGCAGCAAGTCAGGAAGGTGAAGGCAACTGGGCCCAATCCACCTTTGAAGATCTGGTGCAATACAATGACGGGTTCCGCACCAATCTGATCGGGACACCGCAGCAGATTGCTGAACGGACTATCGAGCTGAAAAAAGTTGGCGTTGATCTGATTCTGTCAGGCTTCCTACACTTTATTGAAGAGGTTGAATATTTTGGCCAGAAGGTGCTGCCTTTGGTCCGTGAGCTTGAAGCACAACAGGCAACACCTGTGCAGCAAGAAGAAGCTGAGCCCGTATAA